From a region of the Mycobacterium intracellulare ATCC 13950 genome:
- a CDS encoding o-succinylbenzoate synthase, producing MRVRFRGITTREVALIEGPAGWGEFGAFVEYQPPEAAHWLACGIEAAYRQPPPVRRDRIPINATVPAVPAAQVGEVLARFPGAGTAKVKVAEPGQTLADDVARVNAVRDLVPTVRVDANGGWSIEQAVEAAAALRADGPLEYLEQPCATVGELAELRRRVDVPIAADESIRKAEDPLAVVRAGAADVAVLKVAPLGGISAMLAIADQIDIPVVVSSALDSAVGIGTGLTAAAALPWLRHACGLGTGGLFVDDVAETAPPVDGHLAVGPVTPDPARLAALAAPPERRQWWIDRVKACHRLLVPSSG from the coding sequence ATGCGGGTGCGGTTCCGCGGCATCACCACCCGCGAGGTCGCGCTGATCGAGGGCCCGGCAGGCTGGGGGGAGTTCGGGGCTTTCGTCGAATACCAGCCGCCCGAGGCCGCGCACTGGCTGGCCTGCGGCATCGAGGCCGCCTACCGGCAGCCGCCGCCGGTCCGCCGGGACCGCATCCCGATCAACGCCACGGTGCCGGCCGTGCCCGCCGCCCAGGTGGGCGAGGTCCTGGCCCGCTTTCCCGGCGCGGGGACGGCCAAGGTGAAGGTCGCCGAGCCCGGCCAGACGCTGGCCGACGACGTCGCCCGGGTCAATGCGGTGCGCGACCTGGTGCCGACCGTGCGGGTGGACGCCAACGGCGGCTGGAGCATCGAGCAGGCGGTCGAGGCGGCCGCGGCGTTGAGGGCCGACGGCCCGCTGGAGTACCTCGAACAACCCTGCGCGACGGTCGGCGAACTCGCCGAGCTGCGGCGCCGCGTCGACGTGCCGATCGCCGCCGACGAAAGCATCCGCAAGGCCGAGGACCCGCTGGCCGTGGTCCGCGCCGGGGCGGCCGACGTCGCGGTGCTCAAAGTCGCCCCGCTGGGCGGTATTTCGGCCATGCTCGCCATCGCCGACCAGATCGACATCCCCGTCGTGGTCTCCAGCGCGCTGGACTCGGCGGTCGGGATCGGCACCGGGCTGACCGCGGCGGCGGCCCTGCCGTGGCTTCGGCACGCCTGCGGGCTGGGCACCGGCGGGCTGTTCGTGGACGACGTGGCCGAGACCGCCCCACCCGTCGACGGGCACCTGGCCGTGGGGCCGGTGACGCCGGATCCGGCGCGGCTGGCCGCGCTGGCGGCACCACCCGAGCGTCGGCAGTGGTGGATCGACCGGGTCAAGGCGTGCCATCGGTTGCTTGTACCGTCGTCCGGGTGA